The following is a genomic window from Corynebacterium incognita.
ATTCCAAGACATCGCGGCCGCCGCCCCGGAGGCCGTCATTGCCACCAACACCTCCTCGCTGTCGGTGACGGAGCTGGCGAACGTCGTGGACAACGACGTCATCGGCCTGCACTTCTTCAACCCGGTGCCGGCCTCCAAGCTCGTGGAGGTCGTCGTGGCCGAGTCCACCCCGGAGACCCTGGTGGACACCGCGCGCGGCTGGGTCGACGGCCTGGGCAAGACCGCCGTGGTGGTCAAGGACGCCCCCGGCTTCGCGTCCTCGCGCCTGGGCGTGGCCATCGCGCTGGAGGCCATCCGCATGGTCGAAGAAGGCGTTGCCAGCCCGCGCGACATCGACAACGCCATGGTACTGGGCTACAAATTCCCCATCGGTCCGCTGGAGCTCACGGACATCGTCGGCCTCGACGTGCGCCTCGGCATCACGGAATACCTCGAGTCCACCCTGGGCGAGCGCTTCGCCCCGCCACAACTCATGCGCGACATGGTCGCCCGCGGCGAGCTCGGACGCAAGTCCGGCAAGGGTTTTTATAACTACACAGAGAACTAAGCCGAAAGCTGCGTTAGCTGCGCGGTTCCACCACAGCGTTGGTGATCCGCGCGGTGCACAGCCGCTTCCCGGAATCGTCAGTGATGACCACCTCGTGGCTGCACAGCGTGCGCCCCAGGCGAATCGCGGTGGCGGTGGCGGTGACCGTGCCCTCCATGCCGGAGGCGTGATGAGTGGCGTTAATGTCCACGCCCACCGCTACCTTGCCCATCGTGGAGGCGTGAATCACCGCGGCCCAGCTGCCCACGGTCTCCGCGAGCGCCACCATGGCCCCGCCGTGCAGCAGGCCCAGCGACTGGCGGTTTCCCTCAATAGGCATGGTGGCCACCACCTTTTCGGCGGACTGCTCCACCACTTCCACGCCCATCTTCTCGTCCAATTGTCCAAGCTTAATCTCCCACATAGCCCGCAATCTTAGACCGAAAGGAACGCTCCCATGACCACTTCCACCATCGTCCCCTCCTTCCTCCAAGGCCAGTGGGTTACCCCGCAGGACCCGCAGCGGGTCAAAGAGGTCCACGATCCGTCGACAGGCGAACTCGTCGCGCGTGTGAGCGCCGAGGGCCTGGACGTCGCCACGGCCATCGATTACGCCCGCACCACCGGACGCCAAGGCCTGCAGGAGCTCACCATCCACGAGCGCGCGCTGAAGATTAAGGAGCTGGCGCTTTACCTGCAGGAGCATGCCGACGTCCTGAAGGAGCTCGCGCACAAGACAGGCGCGAACAAGCGGGACAACTTCCCGGACATCGACGGCGGCATCTCCACGCTGTTTACCTTCTCCTCCAAGGGCCGCCGTGAAATGCCGAACGCCCACGTGGTTACCGACGGCGAGCCGGAAAACTTCTCCAAGGACGGCTCGTTCATCGGCCGCCACATTTACACCTCCATCCCGGGCATCGCGGTGCAGATCAACGCCTTCAACTTCCCTGTCTGGGGCATGCTGGAAAAATTCGCCCCGGCGTTCATCGCGGGCGTTCCCACCTTGGTCAAGCCCGCCACACCGACCGGCTACGTCACCGCCGAGTGTGTGCGCCTCATGGTGGAATCCGGCGTGCTGCCGGAGGGCTCCATCCAGCTCATCTCCGGTTCGGCGCGCGACCTGCTGGACCACCTGGATTACCGCGACCACGTGGCTTTTACCGGTTCTGCGGCCACTGCGCATTCCCTGCGCGCGCACCCCAACGTCATCGAGGGCGGCGTGACCTTTACTGCTGAGGCGGACTCGCTCAACGCTGCTATTTTGGGCGCCGACGCCACCGCCGACACCCCGGAGTTCGCCGCCTATGTCAAGGCCGTATTCGGGGAGATGACCGCGAAGGCGGGCCAGAAGTGTACGGCCATCCGCCGCGCCATCGTGCCCCATGACCTGGTCCAGCCCTTCGTTGAGGCCCTCACCCAGCGCCTAGAGGACAAGGTCGTGCTCGGCGATCCGCGCGACGCACACGCCACGATGGGCCCGTTGGTGTCCGCCGAGCAGCGTGACGACGTCGCGTCTGCCGTCGCCGCCCTAGCAAACGCCGGCGGGCAGGTGGTCTACGGTGGCCAGGACGCCCCGGAAGGACTCGACGGCGCTTTCTTCACGCCCACCATCCTCACCTTCGATGACAACCGGACCCCGGAAGTGCACTCGGTGGAGGCCTTCGGCCCGGTGGTCTCCGTCATCGGCTACGACACCACTGAGGAGGCCGTGGAGTTGGCCGCGCTCGGCGCCGGTTCGCTCGTCGCCTCGGTGATCACTCACGACGCCGACATCGCCGCCACCATCGGCCGCGGCATCGCGGCGCACCACGGCCGCCTGCACTTCCTCGACCGCGACGACGCCAGGATGTCGACAGGCCATGGCTCTCCCCTGCCGCACCTCATCCACGGCGGCCCGGGTCGCGCGGGCGGCGGCGAGGAACTCGGCGGCGTGCGCGGCATCAAGCACTTCATGCAGCGCACCGCCGTGCAGGGCACCCCGGATCACCTCACCGCGGTGACCGGCCAATGGCACCGCGGCGCGGCGGTTAATAAGGTCACCCGGGCCGACGTGGACGCCGGGACCGGCGTGCACCCGTTCCGCAAGGACTTGGCCACGCTCACGATCGGCGATCAGTTCGCCTCCGACCTGCGCAAGGTGACCCTGCAGGAGATCCTCGACTTCGCGGAGACCACCGGCGATACCTTCTACGCGCACACCAACGAGGAAGCCGCGATGGCCAACCCGTTCTTCCCGCGCCGGGTGGCCCACGGCTACCTGCTGGTCTCCTGGGCGGCGGGTCTGTTCGTGGAGCCGGCGCCGGGTCCGGTGCTGGCCAACTACGGCCTGGAGAACCTGCGGTTTGTGGAGCCTGTCACCTACGATGACTCCATCCGCATCGAGCTCACGGCCAAGCAGATCACCCCGCGCGTGACCGACGAGTACGGCGAGGTGCGCTGGGACGCAGCCCTGTTCAACCAGGACGACGTCATGGTGGCCACCTACGATGTGCTCACCCTCGTGGAGAAGGTGGACACCACCTACGCGGCCAAGCAGTCGTAGAGAAACTCCATGTCAACGCAGTACAGGAGAACAATCTAGCCCTGCCCGCCGCGTTCGTCGCCTGCCCCCACCTGCGCGCGCTTAACCGCGATCACCAGCAGCACGATGCCGCTGACCAGGAAGGCGACGGCGCGGAACAGGCCGGCGATGGCGGCCATGTCGAAGAAGATGAGCTTAGCCACCGCCACCACCGCGAGGATCCCGCCGAGGGTGGACCACTGGCCGTCGCGACGCAACAGCAGACGCGCGGCCAGCACCATCCACGCGATAGACACCAGCGCGTGCGCCGCGCGGTAGGCGGCCTCGCGGCCATCCGCGGCGCCGATCAAACTACCCACATAACCACACACGCCGACCACCGCCATCATGGACAGCACCAGCGCGAAGACCACGGCCACCGCGTACATGGGCTGTGACCACGTCGCCGTAAACTCCGCCCGGCGCGCATAAGCCACCGCCAGGAACGCACCCACGATGACCGCCATGCCAGCGGTCTCCACCATCTGCAGCACACCTGGTTCGAAGACGGTGCCCACGAACAGCGGGTAACACACCAACACCGTGCCGAACATCCACGCCGCCGCCAGCCAGTCCGTATCCAGCCAGCGCAGCAGCAACGCGAAGGCGGCGAAGAACACCACCGGAAGCAGCAGCAGAGTCAGCGGCGAATCCGTCACGAACTCCGTGCCGTCGCCCGTAGCATCCCAGAAGATCACCTGAAACGACACACCAAAGTAGACCGGCAATGCCGCCAGTCCCACCCGGCGCATGACGCGCGGCCCTTCCCAGGCCAGCGCCGTCATCACGCCCAGGGTCAGGACCACGAACCACCGCTCCATGGAGTCGGTGATGTTGTACTCCGCCAACC
Proteins encoded in this region:
- a CDS encoding 3-hydroxyacyl-CoA dehydrogenase family protein; amino-acid sequence: MTTSSAIPTQVGVLGGGRMGAGIAHAFLQAGASVTVVDINDDAAAAATQRVEKAVKGSIDRGAEGTVESWMQRLNVSTNAADFAGHALVVEAVPESMELKTKAFQDIAAAAPEAVIATNTSSLSVTELANVVDNDVIGLHFFNPVPASKLVEVVVAESTPETLVDTARGWVDGLGKTAVVVKDAPGFASSRLGVAIALEAIRMVEEGVASPRDIDNAMVLGYKFPIGPLELTDIVGLDVRLGITEYLESTLGERFAPPQLMRDMVARGELGRKSGKGFYNYTEN
- a CDS encoding PaaI family thioesterase encodes the protein MWEIKLGQLDEKMGVEVVEQSAEKVVATMPIEGNRQSLGLLHGGAMVALAETVGSWAAVIHASTMGKVAVGVDINATHHASGMEGTVTATATAIRLGRTLCSHEVVITDDSGKRLCTARITNAVVEPRS
- the paaZ gene encoding phenylacetic acid degradation bifunctional protein PaaZ, with the translated sequence MTTSTIVPSFLQGQWVTPQDPQRVKEVHDPSTGELVARVSAEGLDVATAIDYARTTGRQGLQELTIHERALKIKELALYLQEHADVLKELAHKTGANKRDNFPDIDGGISTLFTFSSKGRREMPNAHVVTDGEPENFSKDGSFIGRHIYTSIPGIAVQINAFNFPVWGMLEKFAPAFIAGVPTLVKPATPTGYVTAECVRLMVESGVLPEGSIQLISGSARDLLDHLDYRDHVAFTGSAATAHSLRAHPNVIEGGVTFTAEADSLNAAILGADATADTPEFAAYVKAVFGEMTAKAGQKCTAIRRAIVPHDLVQPFVEALTQRLEDKVVLGDPRDAHATMGPLVSAEQRDDVASAVAALANAGGQVVYGGQDAPEGLDGAFFTPTILTFDDNRTPEVHSVEAFGPVVSVIGYDTTEEAVELAALGAGSLVASVITHDADIAATIGRGIAAHHGRLHFLDRDDARMSTGHGSPLPHLIHGGPGRAGGGEELGGVRGIKHFMQRTAVQGTPDHLTAVTGQWHRGAAVNKVTRADVDAGTGVHPFRKDLATLTIGDQFASDLRKVTLQEILDFAETTGDTFYAHTNEEAAMANPFFPRRVAHGYLLVSWAAGLFVEPAPGPVLANYGLENLRFVEPVTYDDSIRIELTAKQITPRVTDEYGEVRWDAALFNQDDVMVATYDVLTLVEKVDTTYAAKQS